atattattattgcaCGAGTCGTGCATGGCCTGCATATTTCTGAACCGATACCAGAAAACTAGTGGAGTTATGACTTTAGGTACCGTTTGTACtgattaaataacttaaaaatacaataatacattTCTTTGATTACAAGGACTAAAAAAAGGTACTTACCTACGTGTACTTCTCAAACGGTTATTATAAGTTACAATAGAAAGTGCGTTAACAATATTAACTAgctacatataattttattattgtgtgcataaaaatacaatttaaacattatttatttcccAATTCCGTTGTTTGATTTATTATCACAATATAATTTTACATCATAATTAAATAGATCCTTAAATTAAAAGATAGGTACGTAGTAAATTCTACTAAAAATAACAGATGGTTTTTCACTGGAACAATGTAATTACTGATTTTTAAGTTACAggtattttttgatatttttaattataatattacatcaGCAAAAAGTTGTGAACTATTGCGGAAATATGCATTTATTATCAGATCCTAAAAGATAATATGACATCTACAGATGTAACAAGTTTGTCACCACTTTGTCACCAACTTGTTATATTTGACTATGTAGTAGGCCAAATTGCCAAAAAAACGCTCTGAGCAAATCCGCTGCATCCACCTGCATCTGACGTTGCCGCTTGCAACATCAACAATCATTCGATGCTGCTAGCAAAAATTAAGCGTCGAACGAATTCGCTCGGAACCTATTATAGCATTTATAATGTAGATGCCAAACTTGCCAAAGTCACAAATGGCTGCGTCTGTAAACCTCCATTATTTTCGTTAGTAGTGACCACACTGACCTCCTTTTATGGTAAATGGAAACTGAAAACTGTTATGAATGTATATTTTGATATTCCAATTTACACAATGATATCATGAATTTATATATTTGGtatataaacatacattaattgcACAATTCTGGACAGTGACAAAGGCAACTCTAGGTTAATTGAgagataagtaaataatatagaCTACTAATCAATGTAGCAATGGTGTTTCTCCTGCTTTTTGTAGGTGATTGATGACTCGAGGGCTGTCTATAGCGAGGTCTAAAGTGGCGCCATCGGGCAGAGATGAAACTTTCCACAAAGATTAGCAGACTAGGAGCCACATCACACTAGCGCGCTCGCGGCGAAATCATTGCGCGCCCGCGGCGAACTAGCCGTCTCACTTTCAACTTTCCAACAAATCGCCAGTGTGATAAGGCTCTAAATTTTCTACTCGTCTCTCTCTATCTAATATAATGCTATGTATTAAAGGTAAGTattttactataaaatgtaggcagtataatttcatagaaaataaaatttgacatCTGAATTCTCGGAAGAGacattgtttatatttattttacaaacttAATAGGCTACAAATTACAATGAATTCGAGGATTACGTTAATTTTCGCGACTAATACGATCAAATTAAAGGAAGCGTTATTGCTTCGAAATTACATTACTAACCAACAACCTTTCATTTCGTTCAGATCTATCCgaatacaattttaaaactgaaaaataaaattaaaaatctacTAAAAGGCTTAGTAGATTTTTAAGCATTGCGATTTTATCGGGGTTCTATAAAGAAGTTGCGTACAGTGCGTTTGTTTTTACTATTGGAAatagatataataattatatatcgaTTATAAAATGTAATTCGTTTCAgaacaaaataacaattttcCATATTTTGGGAATATAAGTAGTTATTTCTATTTcgattgaaagaaaaagtaactCATATAATTAAAAGCTTTTGCCCTAAAAACGCCGATTAGCCCAAATTGGCAAATAACATTATAACAGGCATATCAAAATCTGATTGgattgattaaataaaatatcatagaaagttataaattataatacatccaGTGTATACTTGACATGTTTCTGTAACAAAAAATCCATAGCACCAAATATTGCAGTTTAGTGTATATAACAACTAATAACAATTTAACATTAGTCTTGCGAAGTGAAAGTCTTATACCAACTGCCGACACGGTTTTTTGTTATAAGCATGGCAgaagctttaaaaaaatcaggTATAGCTTCAATTTATTCGCCCTCCAGATTGCACTGAATTTATTATGAGATGCAGCTATCTGTTAGAATGTGAGGTACGTGTTACAATTTCGTTTTAGCTGAAGCTGAAACTGtcgatttttttgtaattcactgACACGTCTGTAGAACGCTACACTGATATTTGATAGCTGATCTACATTCGCTTGCGAGCCGCGAGCCGAACCACGAGACGCGAGTGTAATCGGTGGGCTCGTGGCTCGGCTCGCGTGGAGGAGCGGTTTTATTGGGCTCGAGTCAAAGGGGCTCGCGGGGAACGCGCGTTTGCTGTTTACATTCGCGTTTGTGTTTAAAATCGATTAGCTTACGAGATGTGGCCGAGAGACGAGACAAGCCACGAGACGAGAGTGTAATCATTAGCTCGACGAACTTACGAGTCGAGCCACGAGCCGCGAATGTAAATCGGCTTATTAATCATTGCAATCACCCATTGTACAAGAAATAAGCATTGTTTAGCCTAACTTATACGAGACTGTTCTAGTTACTTATTACAAGACTAAATAATTCCTACCAACATGTTTGTATGTCAAAATAGTCTGTGAAGTTACAACTCTATACAATTGTGATTTAACATTAAGCTAATCGGCAGAGGTATCCCTGTGCTATATTGCTTCCGTGTAAAAAGCTGTGTccacattattttttacaaatctaatacccaaattgaattatttaagGAATGTCTTTGGTATATTACTTTCATGAAAATTAATTACTCTCTTAATCATGTATGAAAACTGCCAATTCCTTCCCTGGACAAAATCCAGTTTGACAGGTTGTCATAGTTTTTGTGGATGCGAGGCATTTAAATCCGATTCCTCATTGTAATCATGAAAACAGGACACCTCAAAATGCCAACTGAATAATATGTGTCAACGTTTGAGACGCCAAAAAaaccgttttatttatttattcaaacagtgacatccaactagggaacatatcaaattatttaatgaaatatttattgatttgtgttttttaagtagtcacactgctatatacaaattataaactgaaatagataacatacaccaaagaaaaagtgaccaagttcaccggtggccgaggcagaaatcgaacccgcgtctttagccgcgtaagctgaagacgcgggttcgattcccgcctcggccaccggtggacttggtcactttttctttggtgtattttacttatttcagtttacgagcagtgacatatttatttattttatttattctttcgTTGGACTTTATAATGAAAGGTTTAATTGTCGTTGGGATAGATAGGCTAAATCAAAGTGTGGAAACAGCTTTGTAGTGCGccataatattaatttcaacaCCTACCATCCTTTATCCTTCTAACATGTGCAAACCTCCCTAaactatacttaaataaattaatgttagTTATTACGCATATACATTATGTTACAACATATTCAACAAGAATATCAACAATGGACTCgttaactataaaataaatacacatacatacaatgGGAatagcaactgtcaaaggttttcatagatggcgccagcataggtttcccATTTCTAGGAATTTGGCTTAAAGCAGCCATATAGCCAACCTTTTTTTATGAGGGGGCCACAAAAACGGTTTTGCCATGTAGCCCCGGGCCGTATGATTAATTTGCTTAAAGGTGACCAGGATCACCTGGCGGGCCACCTAAAAAGCCCGGCAGGCCGTAGGTTGAGTATGGGCTGGCTTAAGACTAACATCAAAAAACaacaagaataaaaaaaaaaaaaaaaaaaaagaatttgatACTATTGTCAGGGAAACAtcctggcgccatctgtaaaacgCTTCGATTGGCCAACCCCATTCGTTAATCATACCTACGTACATTATTGAGAATCACGTGGAGAAGGAAATCAGTTAAACACCATTGACGCGGAGCGGGAGCCCACCGTGAAGTCTTTGTACTGCGAGAACACACACAGCTGTAACGAAAAAGTTTAggtaagtaaaaaaaccggccaagtgcgagtcggactcgcgcaccgagggttccgtactttttagtatttgttgttatagcggcaacagaaataaatcatctgtgaaaatttcaactgtctagctatcacggttcatgcctggtgacagacagacggacagcggagtcttagtaatagggtcgcgtttttaccctttgggtacggaaccctaaaaaagataggTACAATCTTTTATTGCcaactgtaggtacttttaataatatgattcgTAAGCGTTGGACCCTGAAAGCACCTAAATAATTTGCGAAATTATAACAGAACAACCTTTTGTAGACTTTTTGCGCCATAGGTATTAATAgttaagaggataggggacgatcgattctccataaAAACCTAATCCTCATTTTCCTATCTAAATATtgaaattatggaaaatatttttacacgatttgatgtattttaatcatagcttgtttttttttttttttttactttataagagttaggagcttaaaaaattgtatgaaacctAATAATAACGTAATAGAAATCCAGTAATAGCttaaatgattaaaatacatccaattgtgtaaaaatattttcaataatgttaatatccagagaggaaaatggggaatacgtttgtatggaaaaccggtaTCGGGActgtcgtcccctttcgtcttaaaaccagggaccggacaaccctttccgcgataaaaccctttcaatgggcaacacttaaacacggctatcACATTGAAAgtctttcccttttgaactgcaagcccattcatacccctacctttgactaacccttaccgaaaagctaaccaaaaataaggctagctcttaataagggttacccttatctttaagcgctttttataaaggtttccctttgcgtgaaagagacaggattggtatatatctacggtagtgtataaaaaggaaagaaaatacgtgcctagtcaaagaacgccgccgtcgccgccgacgatcgctcggattcgaagtaatgtgtgctttatgaacaaggtagacgacttaaattagcatgcttatatgctaaaagggaagccctttataaggctaacccttataagcaatatgcaaggtgttggtgagcggatgataagggttttgtaagggtatttgggctaccgattactcaaatgtggtagctttatataagggtttttaaaagcaaaacaaagggtttcgtctggcaaagggtatggtgagttaagccttatgcaatacccttataaaaccccgataagggatagcgggccggtccctgcttaaAACTTCCAAATGGTTGTTCTTGGCCAATAATAAATTTTCAGAGGTCCCTTTTCCATGATAGATTTAAAAAAGCTACAGAGACAGACGAACACAATTTGCGTATGTAGGTACATAGAGAATTTATggccgtagttttttttttaccacgaaGAACGCAGAAGATAGTCTTTCTAACTCATAGATAGTAAACCGTTTTTGCACAGACTAGAAAACTTAGAATTGGTGTGATAAATCGATTACAATAATCAAGCGATTAAAAAAGTTTACCTAATTATTCGATTATTATCGTTTATAACGTTATCAATATCAAGGTGTGTGCTAGTGCTAGGTCACGTCAAGATAAAAACCACCCACATCGAAATGCAAGACCAAACTCGTATTTTACTCAACTCTCCAACCGCAAAATCGACTTAGTGATAATAGAAAAAGAGTTCATATTTAGGCTGAATCCAAAACAATAATACGAGTTAGCGAAATTAAGCGGTAcatattaatgttaatttaattactcTTGGGAGGCGAAACACGTACCGTACTATCTACCAAATTGAGTTTGAATATTCGCTAGCTATTTTAGGAGAAATTAATTCAAGTATGTTTGTTCATAATTCTCTTCTGTCTAAAATTTTACATATTTCTATTATGTATCTATTGTATATCGCCAGGTAAGTAAGCATACAtattgtagaaaaataaatgtattaggGATTGAATTAAGCAGGGTTAGGTTCTGTTATTTCTTCTTCTATTTCGGTTTAGTATAACGTAAAAACAACATCACAAAACAAAACATCACAAATCTATTATAAATTActggttatattttattatcacaataaaataaaagtaaaataactataaaattGTGTGTGTAccatataaatgtaaaatatcgTTAAATTAAGGTCAACCAGGGTTATTGCGTCCATAGAACcaatgctatttttttttattacaagcaacaagcaaATGCATATACCTCCGGTTTACTAAAAGCATTTGACAAGGTTACTGCATTCACAGTAAAATTGCAACAAACTatccatttgtaaaaaaaaagtgaaatttccACCATGGACTCAACTATCTTGGTTGACTTACAACAGTTACATAGTTAGAAATCGCGAGTTATTTTTCAacattatgtttaaaaaaagttagtcATCATAATCAACAGTAGCACAAACAAAGCTTCCAAGATCAGGCCAATCCGTGCAAATGGTGCTACAATCCCTCCTCACCTTATCCTTAAGCTGCTGACACATGTGTAATGCGGCCGTCAGCATGAACAAGACATCACTAAGCCACGGAACGGCGCAGTCCGCCTGGCACGAGTCGATACGCATGGTGCCGTGGACCGAGCTGAGCTGGTAGGCCACGAATATCAGCTTGTGCGACTGGATGTAGAATGATATTGCGAGGTCTTCGGGTAGGTTTGGTGATAGGGCTTTCTGAAAAGAGGGGACACTTGAgcttagaaattaaataaaaatgttacacGTATAAAGGTTACACATTTTGCCAGGCCCTGCTAAAAGGAAGAACGTAATGTAATATGAAACAGAGAAAATTATCCTATAGGTACTAtgacattttttaaattcgctgaattttttttactattgcatctgaagctacataaactaattacagaccaagATAAaagtaccttatcctattgtaagtacaaagtttcagagcaatctagctagtcgtttaaaaatgaaggcgtaactacgtttgtatggagaatcgagcttgccggggactcttaagcacACTGTCAGGTATTACGCCAAAAGTAAAACCCCGGTGGTAGGCTGTTTCCTTGATCTGTCTAAGGCTTTTGTCCTAGTTTCCTATGACATAATGTAGAAGAAGCTGGAGAATATCAGTTTACCGCAGGAAACCATTCGAATATTTAATATTGGTATGAAAACCAGGTCAACAGCGTTAGAAGGGTAGACGTGCTATCTGATGAGTACAGATTGGAGTGCGGGGTGagacagggggggggggggtcggcTGTCATGTGGATGGAGTTTGTGTCAACAACATAAGTTAAGCGTGGTTATgcggacgacatggtgctgctgagcGCGTCGGTGTGTGGGCTGCGCAAACTGTTGAGAATTTGCGAAACGTAGGTATGTCTAAAATCGTGACTATAATATAACGCAACCAAGAGCCAGTTCATGGTGTTTGAGTGCGGTCGCAAGAATGCTGAATGCTGCTATTTTCCTCAATGGTACCCTTATAGATAGAGTGGATCATTTTAAGTACTTCGACCATGTGATCGCGACTGACCTCAAAGACGACCTGCACATGAAAGGAAACGAAGGGCCCTGTCGGTCCGGGCGAATATGATCGCCCGCAGATTTGCAAGGTGCTCTATTAAGGTGAAAGTCACATTGTTTAGGGCGTTTTGCACTTCCCTCTACACCTGCAATTTATGGGCGCAGTAAACGCAACGGGCATATGGGGCTCTTAAGGTCCAGTACAATAATGCGCTCTgggtgttgatggggctgcctcATTTCTGTAGCGCACCAGGGATGTTCGCGACGGCGCGCGTGGACTAATTCTATACTACCATGCGTGAATGCGcagcatccctggtgcgccgggtgcgtgGCAGTCCCAACAGCGTCCTACGaatgatagcggacagggttgactgtccctacttgtcGCACTGTGAGGGATTACATTCCCCCATCagtgttgttttgttttaaatttaagttcgCAGTAACTACTAACCCCTTAGTTTATAAGTTCTACTAATAACAATATGTGGCCATGTGttacacgaaataaaaatattcatttcatttcatatcaatatttttgtgTGCATCAAAATGAgaatgtgtaattttttatttaaatgtgcgtgtgacttaataatacgttagtggcctgttttaaaataatttaacatgTCTCTTCGTGTTTCGACACAGATCActtttgcatgtgtgagtatcTAATCTTTTGTGTGTGTTACTTCTTCACCTCCCCGCAAAATTGGGCAGACATTGTTATACGCAAATACGACATGAGGCTATTCCAGTAGTTGTAAGTTGGACGGGGCAATCGAGTGGTTACGATTTCCCTACCCTTCTGCTGCTCGAGTGCTCGGGTCTGAGAATAAATCAAACAGTAAACAATTTCTAGCGTAAAGACAAGGCACTCAAGAATCAGGGCCGCCAAGCCGCTAATAGAGATCGTATAATACAATGGTGAACCGGATAAAGGATAGTTTAACAACTCCCTAACAGGTAGGTATATAAGTTATAACTATATGTATTATCGAAAGTGCTTTATTCACGACGATAAAAGAAGTTCAGAAGAAGAGGTgtaaagtaaaaagtaaaaactcgTGCCTCGAGAAATTTATGCAAGTTACCGCAAAAGTGGTTATCAAAAGTTGATGGTTGACAATTCAATTTGTATTCCCTATAGCGCCATCTAATTAGGCTGTGAAATTGTGCGGCAATCTTATTTTCTTACGTTTTCCATCTTTTTTACAATAGTTATAATAACTCTTTGTGTATAATTCATGTGCTGAGATAATAAATGCGTTTCTTTCTAGACAACGCTCGTCGTGCGATAACATGAATTTATGAGCGTTCGTGTTATTGTTATGTCATTCTTATCCCATAGAAGGTCAAAAACGGTGAAGCAATGGACTTTCAACTTTAATGCTTTATAggtaagaaacaaaataataataaaaaacacatGAACACATTGTCTGAGAAAATGAGTCGTACACTGATTTGAGTCCTTATTTATTTTCCTGACAGTTAAGGACATGGGAATATACAGTTACACAACTTCGATTAAAACACTCTTATgttgtataaatatttagtttccttgatttttagttatttttacatGACTATGGAAGGGTTATTATTTTAGCAGTAGGTATTTGTGTCGTGAGTTCAAccgtaaaatgaaaaatataaaagattATAGGAGATAGGTACTGTTATATGGTAAAGCCTTATAAGTTGAATGCATCGTGATAGTTATCGAGATAACAACAATAAAACTTAACGAAACCCAGATAAAGACTGGCAGTATTGGCAGTTTATTTTCAATGCCACCTctgataaaaattatattacctaATTCTCTTATTGCTAATCTGGATGATCAAAAACAGATTGTCAAGGACTTACATCACAAGTATTGCTTGCTGTCACAGATAACATTGCGCATATAACAGATTTTAccctcatacaaaaacactcttACCCTCAATAGTTTTTTTGTTGCACGTAAGCATAGTGGTTGTTAACATCGCCACCATaactacctaacctacctacttcaTTTTCATAAAGATGTTTATTGTGGCGTTGCCAAATATATCACTGTAGACTTGATAGTGAAACACCATTGGCGTTGTTCATTAACATGCTACAAACCTCAATTATCAATTaattgtttgtctttatctgtcattttgatttacgtatttgtaagaaaggtataagacataaattaactaattgaggcttgttaAGTttcatgaataagggggtttGTACTTACCATATTTCGACTTTTCATTAGTTCATCAATGGCTTTCTTTTTTGGGAGGACTAGTGCTGTGCGGGCTCTTTGAAGGGAACCAATCAGGCATTGTATTATATGTAAGACTTCATCTGATGACCTGCAATGAAgacataggtacttattgtaAACCAACATAAAAAATTATGAGTTTATTGCTAGCTAAGGCTCTCATCTTAGCCAATTATCTGATTTAATAAAATCActaattaattgaattgataaaataaaagtgataaaatgCTACTGTGAATCTGATTAAGCAACTTGAGATTTGTTATTTCCAGGTGTTGTTTTTATGGTAAACTCATTTGAGCACTAATTGCACCTAAATGAGTTAACTAATAATTTAATTCGTTTTCATTAATTATAGATATAACTGAAAAGTATTATTTTGACAACATTCCACCAGAAGTGAGAACCTTATGGTTAAAGTAAAGTAccatatttttaagttaaaatactGTCAGTTAGGTTTACATAAGCCACAAAGGTGTAAGACATGCACAGTTCTTctgaaaattattaatttttcagGCGAAAAATAATGAAAGTAGGCTTAATGTCATTGCTATCATATATTTACAGAAACAATAAGGTCATGTTATTTCCATAATGCCCTTGTAAAATAGTGTCATCTAGATATCACTAACCTGAATATATAATGTTTGTCTACATTGTCAATGTAGCCGATGGCTTGCTGCAAGTGGTTGGCTGCGTCCTGGATCTGCTGAAGCTTCCACGGCCCGTCCTGGTTGATTGAAGTGCGGCATATTGTGTGCATTTGCCGAAGCACTTTAAAACTTATGTCCTGGTGGGAGAAACAAGACTGTTTATTGAAGATAAACAGTTTCAAAAACAAATTTAGTAaatctattttgtgtttttattgccTTGCCAGAGTTGTTAACAAACCTTAGTAATATTTGCAGTATATAATTTAGATTGCCACCCACATTATGCcattattactgtaatagagcTTCATAATATGTTAGAaagcaattaattttattagtacCTAGTAAAACATGAGTAAAACTTAAGCATTATTTTACCTCAAAAACCAACAATGTACTAtattaaatccatactaatattataaatgcgaaagtgtgtccgtctgtctgttacctcttcacgcttaaaccgctgaaccggggaaggacatagggaagtttttatcccagaagtcatcctttaagggggtggaagtttgtatggggaatcaataaaaagcagattggtttaaaaaataagctacccaaattactaactccacgcagacgaagtcgcgggcaatagCTAGTTAATTATAAAAACCAAAAATCTTTCCAGCACATACACACCAATACATGTAAAGTATTAATGTATTAACAAGCTCACCACAAACATCTGTTAGTGATTCCAACCGTGTAAGGCCACTCATTTGTATTCCAATAAGTGAGGATTTACAAgtaatataatactcactgcATGAGTTATGCTGTCGCCAGTTAGTGTTACAATGCATTTCAGCTGTTCAGGCTGCGAGGTCAATATAAATTTGTCTTGTTTCTGGCCCTCATTCCCATACAGAGGGACAGGAAATCTGTGAGCACAACCCTGCAAAACAAATCCATATACTAACTATGCCACAGTACATTgattcattaaattaaaaaaaaacttacgacTAAAACCGAGTGTAGCTGATGCAAGATCGAGTGAACCTCCTCTCGAAGAACCCATTCGAATTCTTCTttctaaaaaacacaaaaaccccAAACGTTACATTGTTAGGATAGCACTCtaaaatgtcattaaataattatgtttttatcttCTGTATATTTGTCTTTTACCAAATTGGCAGCTTCTTCCTTTTCGTTATCACTCATTGCAATAGAATTTTGATGAACTGAATAGCCGTctgtaaatttttaataatttccttCCGATGGTTCACGTGAAGTAATTTCGCCAATTGACGTGAGGTGACAGAACAGATGTCAGTGAAGGTAAGAGAAGGAGGAGTTTTGGGTGGGAGGTGACTTTTTTCTTGACAGTTgataaacttcatgctaaaatcagagggcctaccgccaacatataaaaaaatcgaaaatagttatgtgcctctctatcgctcttgcttTTTTGAGCGTTTTCCGATTTCAGCGGCAGACCCCAAAATTATTTCCCTTTAAGTAATGAATTTTATgaacttccggttcgaacgccatcttgatagtagcctcgtgattaattcctttgttttttgctcattaatattgtttaaagtgtaatatcgatagctttattatacaataatctaatgtggtagtgtgcagtgaatggagaattaatctcaaagcgtgtttaaccaccattttggagtcaacggccggtagtccacgtgcttctcgtaaaatccagctatcggttttacgagacaactacaacaaccaccgaacagcgtcgtgctctaagagcatttattttgttcctacccttttacgtgacattggctacgggcaacaccgccctcaagtccatcaagaaaagaaagaaagaaactcagaataatgagtcattattctgaggaaaGAAAGAACGAATTTTATACTCTGGCAAAGCCacgttgtcagtagaaaaaggcagcaGTAGGCGcgaagcatagacatagtacatacaagtagttatagacgcgccaccgagcgaccgggggtaagagaaagaatattcatacaaaatttgggcagcataggatttttttctcaCAGGATAGGATCATTTCGGTATtgcctatgatgccacccggtcggtgataaggacaaagcatggcactattttctctttcctcttataggaatcgcaataagactatctttctctatccaagagtgtcaggcccttggcgcGAAGGGTTgatttcccatagaaaattgaatttcgcgccttttttactgacaagttgggtgtgtttGAGATATATCAATTCTAGTGAGTATTAAAGtcataacacaccatcgcaccgcacc
This genomic stretch from Cydia strobilella chromosome 6, ilCydStro3.1, whole genome shotgun sequence harbors:
- the LOC134742163 gene encoding protein rogdi isoform X4, with amino-acid sequence MSDNEKEEAANLKEEFEWVLREEVHSILHQLHSVLVGCAHRFPVPLYGNEGQKQDKFILTSQPEQLKCIVTLTGDSITHADISFKVLRQMHTICRTSINQDGPWKLQQIQDAANHLQQAIGYIDNVDKHYIFRSSDEVLHIIQCLIGSLQRARTALVLPKKKAIDELMKSRNMKALSPNLPEDLAISFYIQSHKLIFVAYQLSSVHGTMRIDSCQADCAVPWLSDVLFMLTAALHMCQQLKDKLCVFSQYKDFTVGSRSASMVFN
- the LOC134742163 gene encoding protein rogdi isoform X2 — protein: MSDNEKEEAANLKEEFEWVLREEVHSILHQLHSVLVGCAHRFPVPLYGNEGQKQDKFILTSQPEQLKCIVTLTGDSITHASCFSHQDISFKVLRQMHTICRTSINQDGPWKLQQIQDAANHLQQAIGYIDNVDKHYIFRSSDEVLHIIQCLIGSLQRARTALVLPKKKAIDELMKSRNMKALSPNLPEDLAISFYIQSHKLIFVAYQLSSVHGTMRIDSCQADCAVPWLSDVLFMLTAALHMCQQLKDKLCVFSQYKDFTVGSRSASMVFN
- the LOC134742163 gene encoding protein rogdi isoform X1, yielding MSDNEKEEAANLKEEFEWVLREEVHSILHQLHSVLVGCAHRFPVPLYGNEGQKQDKFILTSQPEQLKCIVTLTGDSITHASCFSHQDISFKVLRQMHTICRTSINQDGPWKLQQIQDAANHLQQAIGYIDNVDKHYIFRSSDEVLHIIQCLIGSLQRARTALVLPKKKAIDELMKSRNMKALSPNLPEDLAISFYIQSHKLIFVAYQLSSVHGTMRIDSCQADCAVPWLSDVLFMLTAALHMCQQLKDKVRRDCSTICTDWPDLGSFVCATVDYDD
- the LOC134742163 gene encoding protein rogdi isoform X3, which encodes MSDNEKEEAANLKEEFEWVLREEVHSILHQLHSVLVGCAHRFPVPLYGNEGQKQDKFILTSQPEQLKCIVTLTGDSITHADISFKVLRQMHTICRTSINQDGPWKLQQIQDAANHLQQAIGYIDNVDKHYIFRSSDEVLHIIQCLIGSLQRARTALVLPKKKAIDELMKSRNMKALSPNLPEDLAISFYIQSHKLIFVAYQLSSVHGTMRIDSCQADCAVPWLSDVLFMLTAALHMCQQLKDKVRRDCSTICTDWPDLGSFVCATVDYDD